DNA from Rosa rugosa chromosome 6, drRosRugo1.1, whole genome shotgun sequence:
TGTCCTTATAACTTCAAGTTGATTTACTGGTTCATCAGCTATCAAAGCAATTGAGGTAGGAATGCTTCATGTAAGAGACAACGACACGTCAGCCACTGCAGGCATAGGATGGTCATCCCCAACAAGATTACCACGAACAATACTATAGGTTTCAACTTCCAAGCATCTCACATGAAACTCTGTACAGACTACTATAGGTCTCAGATAACCGTTGCACAGAAGCACCATCAATGTGACCATGTTCTTTATTTAAGATCTCCACAGTTTCCACAAACTCAACACCATTTTCCCACTGTTCGAGACCACCAAGAAGCATGACATACAGATGCCTTCCAGGGAAAAGGTACATCTTATCCAACTTTACCAATGGATTATCAGTTTCTAGCTGTTAGAgtcaaataaaaaaagtaaCCACCATAATGATTTTCATCACCAGCCTGACGAACATTAAGTGGTGGATATGCCGCAATCAGTGAAGATGCTTTTAAGATAATAGGTCCATGAAAAGAGCTTTCAAAGTTGTGATATTCATTAGGCAATGTAGCATGAAAAGTAGCTCCACCAGAAGCAGAAGCATATAAATCTGCCCATGAACATGGAGAACCATAACTTGATCTATGGAACTCAGCATTCCCTAACATGTGTAAATCAGATGCCTCCCCTTTGACAATGATGGAAGGCCCACTCTCTACTTTCCACTTTATGAAGGAACTGAGTGCATCACATCTATAAAAGTAGGAACCATCTGATGCTTTCATTGTTACAGCAGCTTCATTGACCCTTGTATCTTCAACTATGGCATTTGTTACCCCTAGGATCAATGCGTTTGTCAAGCCCTTCATAGAGTCAACATGAGAAACTGAAGAGTTTGATGAAGACCATTGATGATGTGGAGACGGCCAAGTTAGCACTTGAGCCTTGTTCCCACGAATAACTTTCGGATTATAACGAACAGCAGCGCCAACTAGGACAAGTACAGGTGAGGGAGGATCAAGTGACATGGCTTCTGCTACGTACAGTCAGGTCAATCTTATCAGCCATGTGCTTGTATTGTGGCTCAAGCAAATGCACAGAAATAGTCTCATGCCCAATTTCGATTCCTTTTACAACATACATGTCAGAGAATACACCACTATCTTCAAGTTTTATTTGGACATCTAGGTCTCCACACAATCCACCAGAGTCACTCAGGGGAGAGTCCTTAAGAGGAACATGAACAAGGTGATGCAGTGGTTCATTGGTTTCTAGCTGCCACATGAATTGCAATCCCACCAGTGACGAAAACACATTTTCTTCATTATCAAAGGCACGGACTTGAAGAGTGGCAAGCCCATCTAAGTCGAGTTTAACAGAACTATGAAATATCTGGATTCTGGAAAGTTTCTCAATAAAAACTTCTCACCGAATCACAACTCCAGTATTTACGTCGGTAGCATAAACAGCAGTCTCCTTCCTACCACTATAAAGATGCAACTGATCTCGACCACGCACTCGTTGAGCAGTGACTAGTTGAATTATATTCAGGCAGAACAGAGAGAATATCATGATGATCCCATGACCATTTGAAACAAAAATTCAGCTTATGTGCAAATATAATTTCTCAAAATTTATTCAAGAATAAAACAAGAAATACAAAGAGGGTGACCAAACCAAAGAGGTTTGGAAAAGCAACATTTACCGAAAGCTAAAAATTAGAAAGATACTCGCACACTTGCATGTTATTGATCAATAACAATAGGTAAACAAAGGTTTAATCTACTAAAACTTAAACACCAAAACTAGATCCTCACTCAAACTCAAATTTCGCTCTTAACTGATTTAAGAGTAATAGCCATTGGTTAGTATAATCAAGTCTCAGAACATATCATGCCGCACCGTTCCTTTTTCCAACTTTGGCAACAAAACCAGCTTTAATAGGAGCAACTGATCGCGAAGCACAACACCACTCGCATATAAGATGGTACTTGGGCCGATTTTCTTTCGAAAGTCGAGTGTCTGTACGTTTGCATGCGAAGCAAATCACATATTGATTGACATATTTCCGCAAGATTGCTCCGAACTTCTTTGGCAAAAATCTTCCCTTCACAACTAACCTGAGCTGTTCATCAAGCGATCCACTCGTGTCCAATTCCGCAAGCATGAAACTCATTACATGATCCGGCTCCCTAACCATAGCCCTACAGTACTCCATGAAATTGACAAGAACAGTTTTTTTCTTGGACCCTTCAAGAACTTGAGGAGGAGTCAGAACTAGACCACTCTTTTCTCCATCGTCAAGCTTCGTTGAATTTCCGCTACAGTAGTCCTGTTGTTGCAGAGCAATTGCCAATTGCAGATCGGAATTTATATCGAAGCCTGCTGAAGCTGCACTATCAATGCTGGCAAGGTAGTCGGCAGTGGTCCAATTTTCATTTGATTGGTTTTCAACTTTAAATTCCTTGAAATTGCCAGTCATGAACAATGTATCTCCATTCACCTCATTAAGCTTTTCCCACACCAAATCATGCTGATTGAGGTAACCCTGATCAGTTGCCAAAAGATAAAGTTCTCCATTGATCTTAAACATGGTACTGAAGTGGTTGTTTCGAAAGAAAACACAGAGCTCCTGCTCTTTAAGGCCATCTTGTAAGCAGAAAAGGCCATAGTAAGTCAATTGACTAGCATTGTTCTTCAAAAAAGTCCTGATCAATTCCCCTTGTTGTACAGACAGTTCTGACTGATGAGAATTACTGCATTCAGGATCACCCACTGAAGTTGAAAGCTCACCCATAGACATTTGTAAGGCCATTAACAACGCTGCTTCTTCTTCACGGTCTCCTGCTTTAATTACCTTTGGTTCATCAGAAGAAGC
Protein-coding regions in this window:
- the LOC133718415 gene encoding uncharacterized protein LOC133718415 encodes the protein MASSSEEPPQQPQSVKDCLYKTKLIQFLDHTAPIVLQNDNGPCPLLAICNVLSLRNNLNLSADTTEVSQEKLLTLVAERLIDSIDNKDAVADAIDLLPRLATGINVNIKFTRISDFESTPERVIFDLLDIPLYHGWIVDPVLNETANAIGSKSYNTLMGELVALETQNMTATLGVPSPSLSKTRSFVKSLHSASSDEPKVIKAGDREEEAALLMALQMSMGELSTSVGDPECSNSHQSELSVQQGELIRTFLKNNASQLTYYGLFCLQDGLKEQELCVFFRNNHFSTMFKINGELYLLATDQGYLNQHDLVWEKLNEVNGDTLFMTGNFKEFKVENQSNENWTTADYLASIDSAASAGFDINSDLQLAIALQQQDYCSGNSTKLDDGEKSGLVLTPPQVLEGSKKKTVLVNFMEYCRAMVREPDHVMSFMLAELDTSGSLDEQLRLVVKGRFLPKKFGAILRKYVNQYVICFACKRTDTRLSKENRPKYHLICEWCCASRSVAPIKAGFVAKVGKRNGAA